In a single window of the Carassius carassius chromosome 26, fCarCar2.1, whole genome shotgun sequence genome:
- the opn1sw1 gene encoding opsin-1, short-wave-sensitive 1 encodes MDAWTYQFGNLSKISPFEGPQYHLAPKWAFYLQAAFMGFVFLVGTPMNAIVLFVTMKYKKLRQPLNYILVNISLGGFIFDTFSVSQVFFSALRGYFFFGHTMCALESAMGSIAGLVTGWSLAVLAFERYVVICKPFGSFKFGQGQAMGAVALTWIIGIGCATPPFWGWSRYIPEGLGTSCGPDWYTKNEEYNCESYTYFLMVTCFIMPMIIIIFSYSQLLGALRAVAAQQAESASTQKAEKEVSRMVVVMVGSFIVCYGPYAITALYFSYAEDSNKDYRLVAIPALFSKSSCVYNPLIYAFMNKQFNACIMETVFGKKIDESSEVSSKTETSSVSA; translated from the exons ATGGACGCGTGGACCTATCAATTTGGTAACCTCTCCAAAATCAGCCCCTTCGAGGGCCCACAGTACCATCTGGCCCCCAAGTGGGCTTTCTACCTGCAGGCAGCTTTCATGGGCTTTGTATTTCTTGTGGGCACACCTATGAATGCCATCGTCCTCTTTGTAACAATGAAGTACAAGAAACTCAGACAGCCTCTCAACTACATCTTGGTGAACATCTCCCTAGGAGGCTTTATTTTCGACACTTTTTCTGTAAGCCAAGTATTCTTTTCTGCTCTTAGAGGTTATTTCTTCTTCGGTCATACGATGTGTGCATTGGAATCTGCAATGGGATCGATTGCGG GACTTGTGACAGGATGGTCTCTGGCAGTTCTGGCTTTCGAGAGATACGTGGTTATCTGCAAACCCTTTGGAAGCTTCAAGTTCGGACAAGGCCAGGCAATGGGAGCCGTTGCGCTCACCTGGATCATAGGTATCGGTTGTGCCACTCCTCCATTCTGGGGATGGAGCAG ATACATTCCAGAGGGTCTTGGCACCTCCTGCGGACCTGACTGGTACACAAAAAATGAGGAGTACAATTGTGAGAGCTACACTTACTTCCTAATGGTCACCTGCTTCATCATGCCAATGATTATCATTATCTTCTCCTATTCACAACTGTTGGGAGCCCTGCGTGCT GTTGCAGCCCAGCAGGCCGAGTCTGCCTCCACCCAAAAGGCTGAGAAGGAAGTGTCCAGGATGGTTGTTGTGATGGTTGGATCTTTTATCGTTTGCTATGGCCCTTATGCGATCACTGCCTTGTATTTTAGCTATGCTGAGGATTCAAACAAGGATTACCGTCTGGTGGCCATCCCTGCTTTGTTCTCAAAGAGCTCGTGCGTGTACAACCCCCTAATCTATGCCTTCATGAACAAACAG TTCAATGCCTGCATCATGGAGACTGTATTTGGCAAGAAGATTGATGAGAGCTCAGAGGTTTCCAGCAAGACTGAAACCTCCTCTGTGTCTGCATAA